AAAACTCCAAGAAGACCGACTTCGGTATCGACCTGGGCTTCCTCGACAACCGCTTCACGGTAACGGCCGACTACTACGAGAACAACAACGACGACCTGATCCTCTTCGTGCGTACTCCTGTTAGCCTCGGTGTTCCGCTGAACGGCTACAGCGCCAACGTAGGTGCTATGACCAGCAAAGGTTTCGAATTGACGGTAAACACGCAGAACGTCCGCACGGAAGACTTCTCGTGGAGCACCAACTTCAACTTCTCGACCAACAACACCAAAATCACTCGTTTGGCTAACGGCAACGAGGATATCCTGAACCCCTACAACGTAACGCGCTTAGGTGAGCCTATCGGTGCTATCTACGGCTACCAGTACGAGGGTGTAAACCCCGCCAATGGTAACCCGATCTACCGCAAGCAGGATGCCGCTGGCACGCTGGTACAGGGCAACCTGGACACCCGTAGCTACGTGCTCTACGACCCATCGAACCCCGGCGACGTGAGCAAAGCTGCAACGCTGAGCGCTGCAACGGACCGTAAAGTTCTGGGCAACTCGAACCCGACTTTCTTTGGTGGCTTGACCAACACGCTCACCTACAAAGGCTTCGACTTCGAAATCTTCGCTCGCTACTCGGGTGGCAACAAGATTATGAACGTTACGCGTCAGCAATTGCTGCGCATGGACTTCGTAAACAACAGCACCGAGATTCTGGACCGCTGGACTCCCACGAACACCAACACGAACACTCCTCGTGTAACGCTGAACAACTCGGACTTCACCAACAAGAACGGGGAAGCTACCTCGCGCTTCGTAGAGAAAGGTGACTTCATCCGTATCCAGAACATCACCCTGGGCTACACCCTGCCTAAGTCGGTAATGGGTATCACGGGCCTGAACCGGGTACGCGTATACGGCCAGATCCAGAATGCTGCAACTTTCACCAAGTACAAAGGTGTTGACCCAGAAGTAAACTCCAACATCACTTCCACACAGGGCTCTACCGCAAACAACCAGTCGGGTATCGACAACAACAGCAACCCGCAGCAGCGCATCGTTATGGCCGGGTTAAACGTGTCGTTCTAAGCTCTCTTTACTAAACAGACATGAATAATCTTTTTTCACTAAGAAGCACTCCTTTCCGCTCACTGGCGCTGGCTACTAGCCTGACCGTGACGCTGGGCTTGAGCTCTTGCGAAGTAACTGACCTAACTCCTCAGAACGCCCTGTCGGAAGCTACGGTATTTAGTGACCCGGCTCGTGTGGCACTGGCCGTAACCGGCGTATACAACGCTGCCCAGTCGGGCTTCTACGATCCGCTGAACGGTGGTGCTCTCGCAACCCGGGGCTATCCTTTCGGCGCAGCGTCTTCCGAACTGGATGACGCCCGCGGCGAAGATGTGGTAGATATGGCGGGCTTCTTCGGTATCGTGTATGGCAACTCCATCACTCCGTCGAGCCCCAACCTGGTAAACATGTGGAGCGGTTGCTATTCAGTTATCAACCAGGCCAACGTAACGCTGGCCGGCGTGCGCCAGGCAGCTGCCAGCGGGATTATCACGGCTGACCAAGCTACGATCTACGAAGGCGAATTGCTCTTCCTGCGGGCTTTGGCTCACCACGAGCTGGTAATTCACTTCTCCCAGCCCTACACGTTGAACGGTGGCACTAGCCCAGGCGTACCGTACCGTGATATTGCTATCAACACGGAAGAGGCCGTAACGCTGGCTCGTGCCGTAGACCGCGGCACCGTGGCCAACGTGTACGACAAAATGCTGGCCGACCTGGACGCCGCCGAATCTAAGCTGCCTATCGCTGGAACTGGCAGTCGTGCTACTAACACACGGGTAACACGTGCCACAAAAGGAGCGGCAATCGCCTTGAAGCAGCGCCTGCGTCAGCACCAGGGTAACTGGGCTAAGGTGATTGAGGAAGGCAATAAACTAATTTCCGGTGTCACTGCTCCATTTACAAGTCCGACTACTATTGCTGCTGGTCCTTTAGGCCCATATGCATTGGCACCTACGCCCCAGGCAGCATTCCCAGGTGGTGCTACTATAGTAGCAGAAAACATCTTCTCCATCGAGAACAGCTCGGACGACAACCCCAGCGTAAACGGTGCTCTGCCTAGCGTATACGGTTCCCGTTCGGCTGCTCAGATGACCAACGGTACGGGTCGTGGTCTGCTGGCTATCAGCCCCATTCTGTTCAATGCCCCGTTCTTCACCTGCGACGACTTGCGTCGTACGCAGCTGATGCAGCTGGACCCCGGTACCGGTCCTCGCTACGTAACACGTAAGTACAAAGAGGCAGCTACCGGTGCAGACTATGCTCCGATCATTCGTTACGCGGAAGTGATTCTGAACCAAGCTGAGGCTAACGCCCGCACGGGTAACCCTCTGCTGGCACTGGCTCAACTGAACGCCGTACGTAACCGTGCAGTAACCAACGTAGCAGAGCAATACACTGCTGCGCTGACGGGTAATGCCTTGATTCAGGCTATCCTGAACGAGCGTCGGATCGAGTTCGTAGCCGAAGGCTTCCGCTGGGATGATATCCACCGCCTGTCGGGCGAGAAAACCTTCAGCACCGTGCCCGGTGGTGGTATTCCAGCTAAGTTCTCCACGGCGCAAGTAACGGCCGCTGCTTATGCTTGCAACACGCCCACCGCTACGCCTGGTACCAAGGCAGTTCCGATGACTGGTGACCAAAGCTCTTTCCTGTTCTTGTGGCCTATTCCTTCCCTGGAAACGGCTAACAACCCAGTATTGGCTGCTCAGCAGAACCCTGGTTACTAATCAGGATTCAATACATAAAAAAGCCCCGGCCGTATGGTCGGGGCTTTTTTTATGACCTTACAAATCGGCCAACCGGAGCACTGCCGATTCCGACTTGGTGACCGGGCGTTGCAGCCAAGCCATAATTTTGCCCGCTACGTGGTCGGCCGAGGCTAGCTGGCCCTGTGCATGGTAATCGACGAAGCGGGCAGCCTCACTGAAGCTGCCGGGGTCGGCGGCACGGATATGCTCCTGCATACCCGTATCGATGACACCGGGTGACAGGCTGCGGATGCGCACACCCGAGCCGCGCAGCTCCTGCTCTTTCTGGGCCGTAGTGGTCAGGGCTTCGAGGGCGGCTTTGGAGGCACAATAAGCTGCCCAGCCATCAACGGGGCGCTGGGCGGCGCCGCTGCTGATATTAAGTACCGTGCGTGGCACGGTCAGACCGGAGTAGGCGCTCAAAAACGTATTCATCAGCATGGCCGGTGCCACCAGATTGACGTCGAAGACAAAGTTGTAATGCTCGTTGGGCTGTTCACCAACGTAGCCGATGTCGCCCACTACGGCAGCATTGTTGATGAGCGTAACGCTGGCGGCATCCGTCCAGCGTGGGAATACTTTGTGCAGGTTGTTTTCGACGGCAGCAATATCGGAGAGGTCCAGAGGCTGGTGCAGGTACCGCTCGTGCTCGATGGTAGCGTGGCGCGACACGCCAACGACGGTCGTGCCGGGCTGGTGCAGTACGGCTTCGGCCAGCGCCTTGCCCAGGCCGCGGCTGGCACCCGTGATGATATAATAATGCATCGGAAAATGGTGAGATGGTGAAATAGTGAGTGCCGTTCAACGGCCATCATCAGCACCTACCTACGTAAGCACCTGACGGCCGTTGAACGGCACTCACTATTTCCTGCCTGTACTATCTCAGAGAATATACTGGCTTAGGTCGCGGTTGCGGACCATGTCGCTCAGGCGTTCTTCGACCAACTCACGGGTAATCTGGATCCGGGCGTGGGCTCCAATTACGTCGGGCACGTCGAAGAGGATGTCGTTGAGCAGGCGGCTCATGACGGTGTGCAGGCGGCGGGCCCCGATGTTCTCGACTTCGGCGTTGACCTCGAAGGCAATTTCGGCCAGGCGCTCCAGGGCCGCGTCGTCGAAGGAAAGCTCTACTTCCTCGGCCTGCAGCAGGGCTTCGTACTGCTTGGTCAGCGCGTTCTTGGGGTCCTTCAGGATCTTGAAAAAGTCATCCTTGGTCAGACTTTGCAGCTCTACCCGGATGGGGAAGCGGCCCTGCAGCTCAGGAATCAGGTCGCTGGGCTTGGCGACGTGGAAGGCACCGGCAGCAATGAACAGGATGTGGTCGGTGTG
Above is a genomic segment from Hymenobacter cellulosivorans containing:
- a CDS encoding SDR family NAD(P)-dependent oxidoreductase; the protein is MHYYIITGASRGLGKALAEAVLHQPGTTVVGVSRHATIEHERYLHQPLDLSDIAAVENNLHKVFPRWTDAASVTLINNAAVVGDIGYVGEQPNEHYNFVFDVNLVAPAMLMNTFLSAYSGLTVPRTVLNISSGAAQRPVDGWAAYCASKAALEALTTTAQKEQELRGSGVRIRSLSPGVIDTGMQEHIRAADPGSFSEAARFVDYHAQGQLASADHVAGKIMAWLQRPVTKSESAVLRLADL
- a CDS encoding RagB/SusD family nutrient uptake outer membrane protein yields the protein MNNLFSLRSTPFRSLALATSLTVTLGLSSCEVTDLTPQNALSEATVFSDPARVALAVTGVYNAAQSGFYDPLNGGALATRGYPFGAASSELDDARGEDVVDMAGFFGIVYGNSITPSSPNLVNMWSGCYSVINQANVTLAGVRQAAASGIITADQATIYEGELLFLRALAHHELVIHFSQPYTLNGGTSPGVPYRDIAINTEEAVTLARAVDRGTVANVYDKMLADLDAAESKLPIAGTGSRATNTRVTRATKGAAIALKQRLRQHQGNWAKVIEEGNKLISGVTAPFTSPTTIAAGPLGPYALAPTPQAAFPGGATIVAENIFSIENSSDDNPSVNGALPSVYGSRSAAQMTNGTGRGLLAISPILFNAPFFTCDDLRRTQLMQLDPGTGPRYVTRKYKEAATGADYAPIIRYAEVILNQAEANARTGNPLLALAQLNAVRNRAVTNVAEQYTAALTGNALIQAILNERRIEFVAEGFRWDDIHRLSGEKTFSTVPGGGIPAKFSTAQVTAAAYACNTPTATPGTKAVPMTGDQSSFLFLWPIPSLETANNPVLAAQQNPGY